ttcttgaagcatagtaaagcataatttagaaggaattccttttgttgaactcttgcagaaaaacaagtgtgggggaagtgattcttgtgtgtgtgtgtatgccaaaatcattcataaggcacgggtagaaaagaaaaattcgtgaaaaatagaatgaaaagaagaaaagttgtgaaaagagtgaaaaagagttgaaaaatacatgagaaagagctctaaagtgttgtttgttgaagaaatggtccaaagcattgaattcgaccctaagtgttgcatcaatcttccctttgtaattaaaagttgattctgcattctaaagtgatttccaagtgtctatttcattgctttgcttgctatcgctttaagaacgtttgttatccctatcctttctttgttagccattacccttaaacctcattacaacccttaacttcatcttgagtgtcttgcgtttcaatatgtggagtttgaaattggtatgagcatatggtgtcactggttcttgcatctaagtagtagcattccattcatgagatcatatctaaaacatgcttaataactccaaaaaatcgctttctttgttatacatatatgtgagtgttcgttttcatgtttacgtcaatcttctcacatataactagtgtagggtgtgtagtcagaaaatgtgtgaaaatagagagtatcttgtaaggaattgagcaaattctctaaggcatgttactacattcaaaacatcattttaattggttaaatgtgaactagtaagtggtgactgtgattaagtatgtgctcaagtgtgaagataacaAAAATCTAtgggaataatgatttttaacatgtcatgtgcgttggaaatccctgaggcaaacgttggaagatttaggttgtgttttgttttctttattttgctcgaggactagcaaaaatgcaagtttggggtatttgatcactcatatttttcatgcatttataccatctatttctaaagtctttgtgatgtttttgtgttaaaattgtggcattttaccttaccttgtaataatgtgcagttaaatttgttttaggatcaatttcaagaaaaatggagaaaaggaattaataaaaacaaataaaagaaatggaAGTGGAGCTTGTCTCCACGGGGTGATGTTTTGAAAAATCATTGCCTTATTGTTTAAGGCAACAAATGGCAAGAAAGAAAGataaaggatgagaacacatgGAAGTGGAACAAAAagatagaaagaaaagaaattaaaaaaagaaaaggaaacggAGGTTGGgcaataagaaagaaaaaagagaagaagaaaagagagtaGGGCATGGCAAATATGATGGCACAGACAGAAAGAATAAAAGCAAAGAAGACAGAGAGGAGAAAGGCACGGACATGCAGGaatagaaaagagaaaagaaaggggAGACTGACAGAAAGGATGGACTGacagaaggaagaaagaaaagaaaaaataaaaaaaagggaaatagaGAGGATGGCACACGGACAGAAAAGAATAAGAGAAGAAGGGAGAGCAATACAAGAAGCAGAGGGCAATGCGCAGAGAGAGGAAGAGCAGAGGAAGTCAGGAGCACgggagaaaggaaaagaagtcagGAGCAACGGAGAGCTCGTCTTTCTAAATCGggggttttctttctttgttattttgttttatggataatttcttatgtattaatacaagtatgtgtaactaatttattttgctagagtgaggccatgagccgcaacatgaatacgtagatttctctttcaattacttaagtgttgttacatgcttgctttgatattttcaatcactgaattaaactatctatgtaccttgatgcttgatcaccattaggatgcttagaaaagttatcggatgcaattttgaacgaatgtcacgttaaaattggttgtgcttcttgtgattgaggattgtactctcctaaggtaaatatcatgctcttagggattacatgggttaacaaaaggattttcaccaagatttatgaatcactcatgtttatatttaatccaaatgtcatggataagttgcatatagtggtatgcgttttagcttgaatgtcacaagtaaaacatacacaaggaaaatccaACTTTCAAAGCATatgtgttttcaattatttaagcaattggaatagctacgtaggagtgttgttggtaaaggttgaactctagcatattgtcaatctatttttcttcaatcatttattttatcttgaatttcctcgtttacttgttttgtgtagttgaatcattattcctataaaccaattcccattttagatatttgtttaagtcacatgcagtaatatttagtttcgtcaaattagtttagttcttagagttaaataagttaaatacacaaaaactcgtaaattgtttatatcagtccctgaggagatcgaccttgcttgagccattctatactacaaacacttgttctcttgcaagaattttctatggtttaaccctttgttttacaagtggtaaaatcgcTATCAAATCACAACATGGCCTCATAGCCAGTttcaattatttgaatttgggcATGAAACTGTGAATCTATGAGCTAAATCATAGCTAGCTCGAAGCTCTATAAAGATTGTcgaagctctgataccatatgaAACCTTTATTTAACTAATTCAGATCAACAATGTCTGGATATGGAGGCTCGGAAGTGAgaactccaattttctccagtgagaactacgagttctgGAGAATTAAGATGGTGATGATTTTCAAATCACATAGGTTGTAGAGTCTGGTTGAAAATTGAGTTATAACTTCctatttgaagaagaaaaagaaggttgAAGGATCATCGGAGGATGAAATCGATGAAGAAATGGCTACTGTGTTGATGAAGAACGCAAGGGCCCTGGGAATTATCCAAAATGCagtatttgatcaaattttcccTCGAATCGCCAACGCTGAAACGACAAAGATGGCATGGGATCTATTGTATGGAGAGTACCATGGTGGTGATCAGGTTAGATCAGTAAAACTTCAAAACCTTAGGTGTGAGTTTGAATATGCTAGAATGTGTGATAATGAGCCTTTATCTGGGTATCTTACAAGACTAAATGAGTtcattaatcaaatgaaaacatTTGGTGAAATTCTCCCTAATGAGAGATTTGTGCAGAAGGTTTTGATTAGTCTTAGTAACCCATATGATCATATATGTTTGGTTATTGAGAATACAAAATGCTTAGAGACTGTAGAATTGCAGGAGGTTGTTGCAATCTTAAAGAGCCAAGAACAACAGTTCGATTTGCACACTGTTGATACAATTGAGAGAGTTTTTGCCTCACTCTCTAAGAATTCAAAAGAGCAAAACAAAAGCAGTGCTCATTCTGGTCCATCCATAGTTCAGAAAAATTGGAATCCCAAGGGTAAGAAGTGGGAATCAAAATCCAAGTTTCAACAGAAACCTTTTGAGAATACTTATCAAAATGTGAATTCAACTCAACCAATGAGTCAAGAGGTTACCAAACCTCAATGCAAGGTGTGCTCTAAGTACCACTTTGGTGAGTGTAGGCACAAGGGGAAACCTAAATGCTTCATTTCTGATAAGTTTGGGCATTCGGCTAGACAGTGTATTGCTGGAAAGACGGTACAAAAGACAAACAGTGTAAACTAGGTGGAAGTGATTGGAAATCTGTTATATGCCAACAAAGCAATTACTGAGACAAAACTAATGAAGAATGGTACATTGACAGTGGTTGCAACAATTATATGACATGGAATATAAAGCTGCTTGTTGATATGAAAACCAATGTTGCAGGAAAAGTTCAAATGCCAATTGGAGATCTTGCTAATGTTGCTGGAATAGGTTCTTTGGTCATTGACACAAGCAAGGGGAGAAAGTATGTTagagaaatgatgaacctccttggtttaaaagaaaatttgctCAGTGTTGGTTAAATGGATCAACATGGAtactttttattatttggtgaaGGAATGTGCAATGTGTTTGATTGTCCATCATTGGATTGTTTAGTTATTAAAGTGAAGAAAAAAGTGAATAGATGTGATCCATTAACCTTTCTACCTGAAAATCAAATTGCAATGAAAGCTTGTGTCACTTATTCTACTCAGATTTGGCACAAGAGACTTAGACACCTGCACTTTGGTTGTCTCAGGCAATTGAGAGACAAAAATATGGTTCATGGCTTGCCTCAACTTGAAATAATGTCTGTGAAGATTCCAATATGGGAAGCAACACATAGATGAATTCCCAAGGAATcaagtgtaaagagccaatgcTCCACTTGAACTTATTCATGTTGATTTATGTGGGCCTATGAAAAATGACTCAATTGCTGGAAATAAGTACTTCATGCTTTGATGTGAAATAAaacaacactcaaattaaaccctcttattgacaattgtagtaaagatataagtagggatcgttctagactgaGGATTAGgaggattgctaatctacttaaaactgacttaaaaacataaactaggcttgaaaacacttaactagactcagagaactcaaaacaaactaaaaaggctcaaaacagcacaaaacaatcaaataggCTCAAACTAGACATTAGgaggtgatttggacgaaaattgattttaacttgactcagaacactttaaaatacttaaaacacaagtttggacagattctaactaatttgacacaataaagtaaaggggattgggtttttgacgaatttaaagtaaaacaaGTAAACTAAAGACTTAAACAGATTTTGGCACGAAATTGGGGTAAATGGATGGGTGAtaagctagctagagggttcttctccacatatgacatacttgcatacaaaaagatttccagttgcttttccaataaaccatgaacctcaacgccccagattaaccatgaatagcactaattaaccctcagattttccttaagtcattgaattggatggataacgcatcggcaaccaaattattcttcaatagttccctacatgaacatcataatagaaatacaatcaaagatcattaagctttgtgaaaatcataagtattgacaaggcattcataactatgaacaacatgatactcctgccaggaattcacttaacacgattgtgactagcaaccttcactacttatgaatataagttcataacgattaggtgaaattcccttatattctagcatcaaacccctgcatgcaaactaagtatgcatccttaattaacatacaagaataagttatcaatcaaacagttaagtaaattgaattcacgaTTTatagaatcacaactggaagtaatcaattcatattgcgaatatgttcatggctttgaatttcccgtagctaaaacgagtttagctcctcatgttcgtaaaacaaagataaataaacttagaaattgaaaacaaaagattgaaAACGCCTAAAAATGTTCCAGCAACCCAACTTGAAAGGCAAGCacatccaagggtcctccttcttctttgttgtGGCACAAGGTATGGGTGAAGGTTTTTGTGATGAATTATATGGGAGAATGGCTGAAAGTATGAATGGTAGTGAATAGATGTGTTGATGGATCATGGAAAGCTGCGGCACAAGCTTAATTATATAGCAAAATATGTCAAAACCCTAAGGAATTAAGGCTAGGGTGTGGCAGAATTAaagggaaagagaaaagaaagttttaattattttagaagGATTTTAACTctaaatccacaaggaaaaaggttAAGTCAAATTAGAATCCAAgggaaaagggaaagaaaagggTATGTGCaacaaggaaaaggaaaggaaagtggATGCCTTGCACgacaagggaaagggaaagggaaagggaaaggtgGTGCGGCATCCCTTTGTGGCTGGGATTAGGTCCTCTAGAACCTTAAATTAAGTGTCCTAATATCTTTGGGAACCCTCCTTGTGGCTGGAACTTAGttggattaggattaggaaaggttaaatcaaaataaggtaacttgattaatgtttcctcttttcttgctgagtttccttgtcttcttttgtcttgaatttatttccttcatctcttTGCTCATTCCTAACctcctttggtcttcaatttcgtccatccaccttgctacatgcatgtgctatccattccaagcccaaaaatgctccaaaatgcacttttttgCTACTTTAACtttttgaacctacaaacatacgaaaatagcttaaaatactaaaataactatgaac
This window of the Malus domestica chromosome 03, GDT2T_hap1 genome carries:
- the LOC108172470 gene encoding uncharacterized protein; this translates as MSGYGGSEVRTPIFSSENYEFWRIKMKKKKVEGSSEDEIDEEMATVLMKNARALGIIQNAVFDQIFPRIANAETTKMAWDLLYGEYHGGDQVRSVKLQNLRCEFEYARMCDNEPLSGYLTRLNEFINQMKTFGEILPNERFVQKVLISLSNPYDHICLVIENTKCLETVELQEVVAILKSQEQQFDLHTVDTIERVFASLSKNSKEQNKSSAHSGPSIVQKNWNPKGKKWESKSKFQQKPFENTYQNVNSTQPMSQEVTKPQCKVCSKYHFGKVQMPIGDLANVAGIGSLVIDTSKGRKYVREMMNLLGLKENLLSVG